From a region of the Paenibacillus sp. R14(2021) genome:
- a CDS encoding O-antigen ligase has translation MERSLVYNRAIPFQSIISALFFFISSLFLFDVILGFNGRLLLIGDIPIRMVLYGAFFVILVVMIFYAVATKKSSAAGMLKLVKPIDIAVAAFLALNAIWVFIVPSLSGYGITMAIKQTIAFSVLLLYFPLILLIRLGYISWVKSHRLIKWNLLGLAALHIFLYIGEEISGNWKFALNFFDLFDTISMGHSVPPAVIYTEMNPKHFVRIIYPNSIFLLAMFYYFIIHKLNWKMAVFFLIGFTALLTTLTKSLWLGFAIGMVFILLFCLVNRRRFLSYWRPILACLTLVILTTLVLNSVLFHNYIFARVNSFFSVQEGSQRSFVNKKGIDVSQQNRGIRIADELDVTKRANLTRVTQTTKLLAKWKKSPWFGFGYGSYADHYLRSGTQTPYLYEMLLPSLLMNVGVLGLLVWAGFFLFVLYVLYRSYSNNRRNTVAIVYLLISLFVAAQFNPFLFGTSSMSIMLFCFIQMQHVSNERI, from the coding sequence ATGGAAAGAAGCTTAGTTTACAATCGTGCAATTCCGTTTCAATCCATTATTTCTGCATTATTTTTTTTCATTTCCAGTTTATTTTTGTTTGACGTTATACTTGGATTTAATGGCAGGCTGCTGTTAATAGGTGACATTCCTATACGGATGGTGCTCTATGGGGCTTTCTTTGTAATTCTTGTGGTAATGATTTTCTACGCGGTTGCTACCAAGAAGAGTTCGGCCGCTGGCATGCTGAAGTTGGTTAAGCCCATTGATATAGCGGTTGCCGCCTTCTTGGCTCTTAACGCGATATGGGTATTCATCGTGCCAAGCCTTTCCGGCTACGGTATTACGATGGCAATAAAACAAACGATTGCGTTTAGTGTACTCCTTCTATATTTCCCACTTATTCTGCTTATACGGCTAGGTTACATCTCTTGGGTGAAAAGCCATCGCTTGATAAAGTGGAATCTGTTGGGTTTAGCCGCCTTACACATCTTCTTGTACATTGGCGAGGAGATATCCGGAAATTGGAAATTTGCGCTGAACTTTTTTGATCTATTCGATACCATCAGTATGGGGCACTCCGTGCCTCCTGCCGTTATCTATACTGAAATGAATCCCAAGCATTTCGTGAGAATCATTTACCCGAACTCGATATTCCTACTTGCCATGTTTTATTATTTCATCATACATAAACTGAATTGGAAGATGGCAGTCTTCTTTTTAATTGGTTTTACTGCTCTGCTGACAACGCTGACCAAATCTTTATGGTTGGGCTTCGCGATCGGTATGGTATTTATTCTCCTCTTTTGTCTGGTAAATAGGAGACGGTTTCTGTCTTATTGGCGCCCCATCCTAGCTTGCTTGACTCTAGTCATTCTAACAACCCTTGTTTTAAATAGTGTTTTATTTCATAACTATATTTTCGCAAGAGTAAACAGCTTCTTTTCAGTTCAGGAAGGCTCTCAGAGGTCCTTCGTCAATAAGAAGGGTATAGATGTTTCACAACAAAACCGTGGAATCAGAATTGCTGATGAACTCGATGTCACGAAGCGAGCAAACTTAACCCGGGTGACGCAAACCACGAAGTTGCTTGCTAAGTGGAAGAAGAGCCCTTGGTTCGGTTTTGGTTACGGCAGCTATGCGGATCATTATTTGCGCAGCGGTACTCAAACACCATATTTATATGAAATGCTGCTCCCGTCTTTACTTATGAACGTTGGGGTGCTGGGCTTACTTGTGTGGGCGGGCTTCTTTCTATTTGTCCTGTATGTATTGTATCGAAGTTACTCCAATAACCGAAGAAACACAGTAGCTATTGTATATTTGTTAATTAGTTTGTTCGTTGCAGCCCAATTCAACCCCTTTCTGTTCGGAACATCATCTATGAGTATCATGCTGTTTTGCTTTATCCAAATGCAGCACGTATCGAACGAAAGGATCTGA
- a CDS encoding Gfo/Idh/MocA family protein: MQKTKIGIIGCGVISSIYLENGTKTFGMLEVAAVADLIPDMARQRAAEYGIPKACTVEELLADPEIEIVVNLTAPQAHTEVNLQILNAEKHVYAEKPFALSREDADRVLALAEQKGLRVGVAPDTFLGAGLQTSRKIIDDGWIGTPYAASGLILMGNAYDAMHPNFHHYLQLGWDPLLDMTPYYLTAFIHLLGPVSSVSGSAGQVKSEHTVTNPRSPRFGETVPIGAPMHVTAMLEFENGVTASLQAAKESFGYTPRLEIYGTEGILHVPDPNMFDGAPRIQQRNGETHTFPYSHDFAQNSRGIGIADMAHAIRSGRQHRASGGLARHVLDIQMGILDSSKEQRRIAVEARCEQPAALPLGLKYGMLD; encoded by the coding sequence ATGCAGAAGACGAAAATCGGCATCATCGGATGCGGCGTAATCAGCAGCATTTATCTAGAGAACGGTACGAAGACGTTTGGCATGCTTGAAGTCGCGGCTGTCGCGGATCTGATTCCGGACATGGCGAGGCAGCGGGCAGCGGAATACGGCATTCCTAAGGCTTGCACGGTCGAGGAATTATTGGCCGATCCCGAAATTGAGATCGTCGTGAATTTAACGGCGCCTCAAGCGCACACGGAAGTGAATCTGCAGATTCTGAACGCAGAAAAGCATGTCTACGCCGAGAAGCCGTTCGCGCTCAGCCGTGAGGATGCGGACCGCGTACTGGCTTTGGCTGAGCAGAAAGGGCTTCGTGTCGGTGTCGCGCCGGATACCTTCTTGGGGGCTGGCCTGCAAACCAGCCGGAAAATCATCGATGACGGCTGGATTGGAACGCCCTATGCCGCAAGCGGCTTGATCCTTATGGGAAACGCTTACGATGCGATGCATCCGAACTTCCATCACTATCTGCAGCTCGGATGGGATCCGCTGCTTGATATGACGCCTTATTACTTAACCGCTTTCATTCATCTGCTCGGACCGGTGAGCAGCGTTAGCGGCTCGGCCGGACAAGTAAAAAGCGAGCACACGGTAACAAATCCGCGCTCGCCGCGTTTCGGGGAAACCGTTCCGATCGGCGCGCCAATGCATGTGACGGCCATGCTTGAGTTCGAGAATGGCGTCACCGCGAGCCTGCAAGCGGCCAAAGAGAGCTTCGGTTACACGCCGCGTCTCGAAATCTACGGAACGGAAGGCATTTTGCATGTGCCGGATCCGAATATGTTCGACGGCGCGCCTAGGATACAGCAGCGGAACGGAGAGACGCATACCTTCCCGTATTCGCATGATTTTGCGCAGAACAGCAGAGGAATCGGCATTGCCGATATGGCCCATGCCATTCGTTCCGGCAGACAGCACCGCGCAAGCGGCGGGCTGGCCAGACATGTATTAGATATCCAAATGGGCATTCTGGATTCCTCCAAGGAGCAGCGCCGCATAGCCGTCGAAGCCCGCTGCGAGCAACCCGCCGCCTTGCCGCTGGGACTGAAGTACGGGATGTTGGATTAA
- a CDS encoding VanZ family protein — protein sequence MLKWGIAIAWAVLLAILTCTDSLRQLYFTHDIHFDWNPSPDYGALWSWSDINLIHKYWIVIKFGHFTGFLIMEALLYQLIRNGRVSACIAAGFAVLTEILQLYFYRDGRVYDILIDTAGIMTFYYVKRASSFLKLGASTSTRR from the coding sequence ATGTTGAAATGGGGAATTGCAATTGCATGGGCGGTATTACTAGCCATTCTTACCTGTACGGACAGCTTGCGGCAGCTTTATTTTACCCATGACATACACTTTGACTGGAATCCTAGCCCCGATTACGGTGCCTTATGGAGCTGGTCGGATATCAATCTTATCCATAAATATTGGATAGTGATTAAATTTGGGCATTTTACCGGATTCCTAATCATGGAAGCGCTGCTGTATCAGCTGATCCGAAACGGACGTGTATCAGCTTGCATTGCTGCCGGATTCGCCGTGTTGACCGAAATTTTGCAATTGTACTTCTACCGCGATGGCCGCGTGTACGACATTCTCATTGATACAGCGGGTATCATGACCTTCTACTACGTGAAGAGAGCCTCGTCCTTCTTAAAGCTCGGCGCCAGCACGTCTACCAGGAGATAA